In Halobaculum halobium, a genomic segment contains:
- a CDS encoding ArnT family glycosyltransferase, translated as MTDAPTLRDRFDAGRVAAIVLAFVGAAVAFAVAAGVFPFRSLNHDEGVYLQQADMLLSGQVFLRPPVEDAFRPWFFVESERGLYSKYAPVPSTVFALGKLLGGYTVALAGIAAGLVAGTVALGRELFDARVGALAGVLLLATPLFVVHSGVFLPYALTAALNVAFAVWYLRGERRESRRDATLAGAAVGLAFFSRPYTAVLFALPFVGHAVVTLSRSGAWRVPPAIAGLVNGPAAEPARRLFARRLITATLGTAGVLAALGYNAFVTGDPFVFPYLAFAPEDGIGFGERAILGHEVDYTPELGIEANRLVLETLFTDWVVAGSLGATVAAAGVGLALVGRGVPGARNAGGDADTHREAGALHGRRVRRGLLAGTFLTVAAGNVAFWGNFNVLGALEVRTDGLIYYLGPYYHYDLIVPTAVFAAVACVALADGLRGGAASSRSARTKSTRATRVRSRRPRSSSPARPRAASPPAPSVTPSNATRQ; from the coding sequence ATGACCGACGCGCCGACACTCCGAGATCGATTCGACGCCGGCCGCGTCGCCGCGATCGTCCTCGCGTTCGTCGGCGCCGCCGTCGCGTTCGCGGTCGCAGCCGGCGTGTTCCCGTTTCGCTCGCTCAACCACGACGAGGGCGTCTACCTCCAGCAGGCTGACATGCTCCTGTCCGGGCAGGTCTTCCTCCGGCCACCGGTCGAGGACGCGTTCCGACCGTGGTTCTTCGTCGAGAGCGAGCGCGGCCTCTACTCGAAGTACGCGCCCGTCCCGTCGACGGTGTTCGCGCTCGGGAAGCTGCTGGGCGGGTACACGGTCGCGCTCGCGGGGATCGCCGCCGGATTGGTCGCTGGCACCGTCGCGCTGGGCCGCGAACTGTTCGACGCGCGCGTCGGGGCGCTCGCGGGGGTGCTGCTGCTCGCGACGCCGCTGTTCGTCGTCCACAGCGGCGTCTTCCTCCCGTACGCGCTCACGGCAGCGCTGAACGTCGCGTTCGCCGTCTGGTATCTGCGGGGAGAGCGACGCGAGAGCCGCCGCGACGCGACGCTCGCGGGCGCGGCCGTCGGCCTCGCCTTCTTTTCTCGGCCGTACACCGCGGTGTTGTTCGCGCTCCCGTTCGTCGGGCACGCGGTCGTCACGCTCAGCCGGTCCGGGGCGTGGCGGGTTCCGCCGGCGATCGCGGGACTCGTGAACGGACCGGCCGCCGAACCCGCCCGTCGACTGTTCGCCCGCCGTCTGATCACCGCAACACTGGGAACCGCGGGCGTGCTCGCCGCGCTCGGGTACAACGCGTTCGTCACCGGCGACCCGTTCGTGTTCCCGTATCTCGCGTTCGCTCCCGAGGACGGAATCGGCTTCGGCGAGCGCGCGATTCTCGGACACGAGGTCGACTACACGCCGGAACTGGGAATCGAGGCGAACCGGCTGGTGCTGGAGACGCTGTTCACCGACTGGGTCGTCGCGGGGTCGCTTGGCGCGACTGTGGCCGCCGCCGGCGTGGGGCTCGCGCTCGTCGGTCGTGGAGTCCCGGGCGCCCGCAACGCGGGCGGCGACGCCGACACGCATCGCGAAGCCGGCGCGCTCCACGGCAGGCGCGTCCGCCGCGGGCTGCTGGCGGGGACGTTCCTCACGGTCGCCGCCGGCAACGTCGCCTTCTGGGGGAACTTCAACGTCCTCGGCGCGCTGGAGGTGCGCACCGACGGCCTGATCTACTACCTCGGTCCGTACTACCACTACGATCTCATCGTCCCGACGGCGGTGTTCGCGGCGGTCGCGTGCGTCGCGCTCGCGGACGGACTGCGCGGGGGCGCGGCCTCCTCGCGGAGCGCGCGGACGAAATCGACCCGCGCCACGCGCGTGCGGTCGCGACGGCCACGCTCCTCGTCGCCGGCGCGGCCGCGGGCGGCGTCGCCACCGGCGCCGTCGGTGACACCGTCGAACGCAACGAGGCAGTGA
- a CDS encoding inorganic phosphate transporter, with the protein MVELLLLIGVVVSMFVGYNIGGSTTGPAFGPAVGAGAVSKSTAAALMTTFFFIGAWTIGRRVVDTLGSDLVTSSGVFTLETSIGVLFFIGLALFVGNVFGVPASTSMTAVGAIAGLGVANNALDWAVMGGIVIWWVVAPVIGFWVSLIIGRYFYARLDGMLAMGQTEGAVLDVDRTDGVIPSVSINDDASRREAIGVAAVIVIGCLMAFSSGTSNIANAIAPLVGAGALEMNPGIIIGGLAVGVGSFTIARRTLDTMGSDITELPLTAAIIVATVSAALVVFLSFIGIPASFVVIATMSIIGLGWGRATRPITVSDAVRGEADETPPVSVHALAADGDGESAPPIGEEDPADIPSPGELFDPATTARVVVMQNVVPLISTVGAFLTFRYAPFF; encoded by the coding sequence ATGGTCGAGCTACTCCTTCTCATCGGTGTGGTCGTTTCGATGTTCGTCGGCTACAATATCGGGGGGTCAACGACGGGCCCCGCATTCGGACCGGCGGTCGGCGCCGGCGCGGTGTCGAAGTCGACCGCGGCCGCGCTGATGACGACGTTCTTCTTCATTGGCGCGTGGACGATCGGCAGACGAGTCGTCGATACGCTCGGCTCCGACCTAGTCACGTCGTCGGGCGTGTTCACGTTGGAGACGAGTATCGGCGTCCTGTTTTTCATCGGATTGGCGCTGTTCGTAGGCAACGTCTTCGGGGTCCCCGCGTCGACATCGATGACCGCCGTGGGAGCGATCGCCGGGTTGGGCGTCGCGAACAACGCGCTCGACTGGGCGGTCATGGGCGGGATCGTGATCTGGTGGGTCGTTGCGCCGGTCATCGGCTTCTGGGTGTCGCTGATCATCGGCCGCTACTTCTACGCTCGACTCGACGGCATGCTGGCGATGGGCCAAACCGAGGGCGCGGTACTCGACGTCGACCGAACGGACGGAGTCATCCCGAGCGTGTCTATCAACGACGACGCGAGTCGCCGGGAAGCGATCGGGGTCGCGGCAGTCATCGTGATCGGCTGTCTGATGGCGTTCAGTTCGGGGACGAGCAACATTGCCAACGCCATCGCGCCGCTGGTCGGCGCAGGTGCGCTGGAAATGAACCCCGGTATCATCATCGGCGGGTTGGCCGTCGGGGTCGGCTCGTTCACGATCGCCCGCCGAACGCTCGACACGATGGGCAGCGACATCACCGAGCTCCCGCTGACGGCAGCCATCATCGTGGCGACGGTGTCGGCGGCGCTTGTCGTGTTCCTCTCGTTCATCGGCATTCCCGCGAGCTTCGTGGTCATCGCCACGATGTCGATCATCGGGCTGGGGTGGGGACGCGCGACCCGACCGATCACCGTCTCGGACGCCGTTAGGGGTGAGGCCGACGAGACGCCGCCGGTGTCCGTCCACGCCCTCGCTGCCGACGGCGACGGGGAGTCCGCCCCGCCGATCGGCGAGGAGGACCCGGCGGACATCCCGTCACCCGGCGAGCTATTCGATCCCGCGACGACCGCTCGCGTCGTCGTCATGCAGAACGTCGTCCCGCTCATCTCGACGGTCGGCGCCTTCCTCACCTTCCGGTACGCGCCGTTCTTCTGA
- a CDS encoding DUF7544 domain-containing protein gives MPLHAVEDVDDAYRATKALLWPVDRSVWLKLAVVVLFAAGPGGGFSGAQTSAPIEGGGSGGSPGMGLPGGIQSPGAIGGAEWLVIAAIVGIISIIVLGSLFVGSVMEFVLVESIRTETVSLREYWGRRWPQGVRLFGFRLLLGLVGLGGLALVAALIVVPLVLDVGGGIGAPILSLLAVLPLLAVLALLTGLIDGFTTVFVVPIMIREERTLLGAWGRLWPTITAEPWQYLAYVAVSVVLSVVGGIVSALAVGVGAVALLVPFGLLAAGGVFVATAVEPLGIGIVVFAALLFGLALIAVAALVQVPIVVYLRYYALFVLGDIEGSLDLITDRRAAVRVADGGTAGERPGNAAADTDDGGADTDETE, from the coding sequence GTGCCCCTGCACGCGGTCGAAGACGTGGACGACGCGTACCGAGCGACGAAGGCCCTGCTGTGGCCCGTCGATCGCAGCGTGTGGCTGAAACTCGCCGTCGTGGTCCTGTTCGCCGCCGGCCCCGGCGGTGGATTCTCCGGCGCACAAACGTCCGCACCGATCGAGGGCGGCGGATCGGGGGGGTCCCCGGGAATGGGGCTTCCCGGCGGGATCCAGTCGCCGGGGGCGATCGGCGGCGCGGAGTGGCTCGTCATCGCCGCGATCGTCGGCATCATCTCGATCATCGTGCTCGGATCGCTGTTCGTCGGGTCGGTCATGGAGTTCGTCCTCGTCGAGTCGATACGCACGGAGACGGTCTCCCTGCGCGAGTACTGGGGACGCCGGTGGCCACAGGGGGTACGGCTGTTCGGCTTCCGGCTGCTGCTCGGTCTGGTGGGACTCGGCGGCCTCGCGCTCGTCGCGGCGCTGATCGTCGTCCCGCTGGTCCTCGATGTCGGAGGCGGAATCGGAGCCCCGATCCTCTCGCTGCTTGCGGTGTTGCCACTCCTCGCGGTGTTGGCACTTCTCACCGGCCTGATCGACGGCTTCACGACCGTGTTCGTGGTCCCGATCATGATCCGCGAAGAGCGAACGCTGCTCGGCGCCTGGGGTCGACTCTGGCCGACGATCACCGCCGAGCCGTGGCAGTACCTCGCGTACGTCGCGGTGAGCGTCGTGTTGTCCGTCGTCGGCGGGATCGTCTCTGCGCTGGCCGTCGGCGTCGGCGCGGTGGCGCTGTTGGTCCCCTTCGGGCTGCTCGCGGCGGGTGGCGTGTTCGTCGCGACGGCGGTCGAGCCGCTGGGCATCGGGATCGTCGTGTTCGCCGCGCTGTTGTTCGGACTCGCCCTGATCGCGGTCGCGGCTCTCGTGCAAGTGCCGATCGTCGTCTATCTCAGATACTACGCGCTGTTCGTCCTCGGGGACATCGAGGGGTCGCTCGACCTGATCACCGACCGCCGCGCGGCCGTTCGAGTCGCCGACGGCGGCACTGCTGGCGAGCGCCCCGGGAATGCCGCCGCCGACACAGACGACGGAGGGGCTGACACAGACGAGACTGAGTAA
- a CDS encoding dolichyl-phosphate hexose transferase — protein MDQRSYDLDDVSVVMGAYNEAEAIGPVLDDIEAATDGRAEVVVVDSSDDGTGDIARESGARVVDQPPSGYGAAVRRALYEASNPVRITTDCDGTYPMDRIPDFLALINDGYDVVSGDRLYHGADTMPAMNRLGNRAFAAVASALGGHTLHDVTTGMRAYHEDVIQSIQWTENTGLSAELLIRPAMRGYRIRQEPIEYDERLGETKLDPFSGGAEIGKSILKCCLEERVRNRR, from the coding sequence ATGGACCAACGGTCGTACGACTTGGACGACGTGAGTGTCGTCATGGGGGCGTACAACGAAGCGGAGGCGATCGGCCCGGTGCTCGACGACATCGAGGCGGCGACGGACGGCCGCGCCGAGGTCGTCGTGGTCGACAGTTCCGACGACGGAACCGGCGACATCGCCCGGGAGAGCGGCGCCCGTGTCGTCGACCAGCCCCCCAGCGGCTACGGTGCGGCGGTTCGGCGCGCGCTGTACGAGGCGAGCAACCCTGTCCGGATCACCACCGACTGCGACGGCACTTACCCGATGGATCGGATCCCGGACTTCCTCGCGCTCATCAACGACGGGTACGACGTAGTCAGCGGGGACCGCCTGTACCACGGCGCAGACACGATGCCGGCGATGAACCGGCTCGGCAACCGCGCGTTCGCCGCGGTCGCGAGCGCGCTCGGCGGCCACACCCTCCACGACGTGACGACCGGCATGCGCGCGTACCACGAGGACGTGATACAGTCGATCCAGTGGACGGAGAACACCGGCCTGTCCGCGGAACTGCTGATCCGCCCCGCGATGCGCGGCTACCGGATCCGTCAAGAGCCCATCGAGTACGACGAGCGACTCGGCGAGACGAAACTCGACCCCTTCTCCGGCGGCGCCGAGATCGGCAAGTCGATCCTGAAGTGTTGTCTCGAGGAGCGGGTCCGGAACCGTCGATAA
- a CDS encoding ABC transporter ATP-binding protein, translating to MHDDTHDADRDASRPERADGGTAVGAPDGAAPSSSGDESSDPVVGDAVSDAAGPTGKPVLELENVVKRYGSETAVSGLDLTVREGELVTLLGPSGCGKTTTLRMIAGLETPSDGTISVAGDVVAGDGAATPPEERDVGLVFQEFALFPHLTVAENIAFGLDDPDSETADDRVADLLDLVGLGDYGDRSVTDLSGGQRQRVALARSLAPEPDVLLLDEPFSNLDVSLRVRMREEVKRILDETGVTAVSVTHDQEEALSISDRVAVVNDGTVEQVGDPGEVFEHPTSRFVASFLGQASFLPARVGERQIETTVGSYDSDLLKGLGDGYVGSHVDVLVRPDDLRATPVADGDADGEVVRRQYTGPSFVYHVKLNDGTVLRCLHNHTEEFDVGEPVAVTLVADHALAWYPAE from the coding sequence ATGCATGACGACACACACGACGCCGATCGAGACGCCAGCCGACCCGAGCGAGCCGACGGCGGGACGGCCGTGGGCGCGCCCGACGGCGCTGCACCGAGTTCGAGCGGCGACGAATCGTCAGACCCCGTCGTCGGTGACGCCGTCAGCGACGCGGCCGGACCGACGGGAAAGCCGGTCTTGGAACTCGAGAACGTTGTCAAGCGGTACGGCTCAGAGACGGCGGTCTCGGGCCTCGATCTGACCGTCCGTGAGGGCGAACTTGTCACCCTGCTTGGCCCGTCCGGCTGTGGCAAGACGACGACGCTGCGAATGATCGCCGGGCTGGAGACGCCCTCCGACGGCACAATCTCCGTCGCCGGCGACGTGGTGGCGGGCGACGGGGCGGCGACCCCGCCCGAGGAGCGCGACGTGGGACTCGTGTTCCAAGAGTTCGCGCTGTTCCCGCACCTCACTGTCGCCGAGAATATCGCGTTCGGGCTCGACGACCCGGACTCCGAGACCGCCGACGATCGGGTGGCGGACCTACTGGATCTGGTCGGGCTCGGTGACTACGGCGATCGCTCGGTGACAGATCTGTCGGGCGGGCAACGCCAGCGGGTTGCCCTCGCGCGGTCGCTCGCCCCGGAGCCGGACGTGTTGCTGCTCGACGAACCGTTCTCGAACCTCGACGTGAGCCTTCGGGTTCGGATGCGCGAGGAGGTGAAACGGATCCTCGACGAGACGGGCGTGACCGCCGTCTCGGTCACCCACGATCAGGAGGAGGCGCTGTCAATCTCCGACCGCGTCGCCGTCGTCAACGACGGTACGGTCGAGCAGGTCGGCGACCCGGGCGAGGTGTTCGAACACCCGACCTCCCGGTTCGTCGCCTCGTTCCTCGGACAGGCGAGTTTCCTCCCCGCACGGGTCGGCGAACGCCAGATCGAGACGACCGTCGGATCGTACGACAGCGACCTGCTGAAGGGACTGGGCGACGGCTACGTCGGCAGCCACGTCGACGTGCTGGTTCGACCGGACGACCTCCGCGCCACCCCGGTCGCCGACGGCGACGCCGACGGCGAGGTGGTCCGCCGACAGTACACCGGCCCATCGTTCGTGTACCACGTGAAGCTCAACGACGGGACTGTCCTGCGCTGCCTCCACAACCACACTGAGGAGTTCGACGTGGGCGAACCCGTCGCGGTGACGCTCGTCGCCGACCACGCGCTCGCGTGGTATCCCGCCGAGTAG